AAAGCCCGTGCTCTTTGTTCTCGGGTCAAAATGTCCTCAACGTACCTATTCAAGTACGCTTCCGGGCATTTTGACCCTGCGGCCTCGATCACGGGCTTTTCGCTCGGTCTCGCGACGAATCCATTTATGAGACCGGTTCTAATTCGTTAGTCAGTCGCTCTCGTTCGCTTGCGGGCGTATGCGATCAGTTCTGGGCGGGGTGTTCCTCCCGAGAGCAAAATCCGAAGATCGTTGTCGCGCAAGTGTTGAGCGAGGCCGAGAGCCGCCGGCAAGGGCGTGTTGGGATTGAACACCAGTGCTTTCTTCACGCTGTACTGAGCCATCCAACGATCCGACGAGAGAATTTCCTCCAAAACCGGTGCGGGTGCCTGATGACGCGCGGCGATTCGGACGACGTCGCGTTCCGATATCCGCGGATTTCGAAGCAGGTCCCGAATCACGAGCGGATGACTTTCGAACAAAAGGAGTTCGAGCATCCGCCGTTGATTTCCTTTGGATAACTGTTTCTTTTCTCCCACCGTCAGAGCCGCCAGCTTCACGGAATAGCCCTCCGGAATCTCCTCCGCCTCAGCCTTGGATCCGCGGTCCGACCGCAGGAATGCTCGAACTTCATTCCAGCCCTCTCGGCTGGCATGTTCATACAGCGCTGAAACGGTTTCATAGCCGAGTTCCCGGAGGATCGACCGATGCGTGACAAGATCCAAATGAAGGCGCCGCAACGGGCTCCTTCGATCGGTGGCCTTCTGGAAAATCAATTGAATGATCCCGCTGATTTCGTCCGGCGTCAGCTCTTGGAACATCCGGATTAATTTGGCCAGTCGTTGACGAGGTTCTTTAATCCCCTTCGTCCATTCCGAGAGCCGTGAAATCCAGATCTGGTCGTGGCCCGCAACCGGGGAGATGCTATTTGACCGGCCCACGCTCGCCCTGAATCGTCACATTGTAGTTGCCGATCGATGCGTTCGGGAGATCGGCTTCCAACGTGAATAGAGTCTTGGTGTACGGTGCAATATCCTTCGAGCAACAGGGGGCTGCCGTCCTCCCAAGGAATTCGCCGTTGACCGAGAAAACCTCCAGTAGAAGAGAAGGTTCGGGAATCTGATTGTCGGAGTAATTGAACAGTTCGCCTTCCACACGGAAGATCTGCCGGGAATCGTCCTTTGGTTCCACCGTTCCCACATTCCGGAGGAGGTTGGGGCCCGGTTGCCATCGGTAACGGCCGTATTGGAAAAGAAGCTTCAGGTTATGCGGCGTCGGTCTGGATCCCATGGCGGTGAGTCCTAGAAGAATTCCGGACAGGGCGACCGACGCCACGATCGCGACCTGAATAAGCCGCTGGTTCCACGGGTGGTAATGTCGTGCAATCGGCGCGAACGTGCGCCCGGGCGGAATTTTGGGCGGCGAAGGGGCCGGGGAAGCCGCGTTCCCCGATCCGGAAGGTGCGCGGGGCACGGGCTCGGACTCCGATTTCGCATCGCTCTCTTTTTCCTTCGGGGATCCTTCGAGCTTTACGACGAAGATATGCTCGCACTTCGCGCACCGAACGCGCGCGCCACCCGGCCCGATCTTGTTCGGATCCATTCGGAAACGCGAGTGACACTGATCGCATTCGACGACCATCATGGCGGCACCGGATGATACCCTTGTTTCCTTCGCTTGACACACCGGAGGCGAATTCCTACCGTGATTCTATGAAAAACGCCGTCGCGCGGGGACTCTTGTCGGTCGTTGGAACTCTCTTGCTTGCAGATGCTGCCGCCGCAACGACCGTGCAGTCCGATGCGGAGTTGGCCCAAGCCGATCTTTTCCGGGTGGCAAAGCGCTACGTTCTCACCCGTCTCCCTTCCTCCCCGTCCGGAGGAGCCAAGAAAATGATTAAACTGGAAGACGCCTCTTCTGGCATCCTTCGTTTTCGATTCCAGGACGGTCAGTATCACGACGATGCGGCGTTGATCGAAGTGATCGAGTTGGATCAGGGACAATCTAAGCTGCGCGTGACTCTTGAAGCCGATTACGTCGGGCGGGCGCAGTTGATGATGGAGAAGATCCTTCAATACGCGAGCGACACGAATCTCGGATTCAAAGCGCGCGAACTTCCCTACCCGTCGCCCCGTGTTTTCCAAAGCGCAAAACGGTTTGTGCTGAAGAATTGCGCGTCGGGCGGCACGAAAAAGGAGGAAGTGATCAAGCTGGAATTCGAGGATGTAGGGGTGCTGCAGTTCGTGTACCGCGATAAGGCGTTTACGGACCCGGACGCCATGGTGGAAATTACACCGTTTGGAGATAAGGCTTCTCGCTTAACGCTCTCCCTACCGAAAGATCCGGTCGGACGCCGACTGCTATTGGAAGATGCATTGGTCAAAGCGGTGGAGGACGATCTAGGAGAACCGAAACAGGGTTCGACCAAGGTCGAGGAATGAAAAAGAAGCTCC
The Bdellovibrionota bacterium genome window above contains:
- a CDS encoding zinc-ribbon domain-containing protein; translation: MMVVECDQCHSRFRMDPNKIGPGGARVRCAKCEHIFVVKLEGSPKEKESDAKSESEPVPRAPSGSGNAASPAPSPPKIPPGRTFAPIARHYHPWNQRLIQVAIVASVALSGILLGLTAMGSRPTPHNLKLLFQYGRYRWQPGPNLLRNVGTVEPKDDSRQIFRVEGELFNYSDNQIPEPSLLLEVFSVNGEFLGRTAAPCCSKDIAPYTKTLFTLEADLPNASIGNYNVTIQGERGPVK